The following DNA comes from Amycolatopsis solani.
TCGTCTACGTCCCCGCGGGCGGCGCCACCGGCATCTCCCGCAAGCTGCCGGAGAACGAGCGCCGCCGGCTCAAGGACATCCTCAAGCGGATCGTCCCGGAGGACGCGGGCGTCATCATCCGCACCGCCTCCGAGGGCATCGGCGAGGAGGAGCTGGGCCGCGACGTCGACCGCCTGAAGGCCCAGTGGGACGTCATCAAGGAGAAGGCCGCCGCCGGTTCCGGCAAGAAGGGCGGCGCCCCGACCATGCTCTACGAAGAGCCCGACCTGCTGGTCAAGGTCGTGCGTGACCTCTTCACCGAGGACTTCGCCAAGCTGGAGATCCAGGGCAACCGGTCGTGGGAGACCATCAACGACTACGTCCGCCACGTCGCACCGGAGCTGACCGAGCGGGTCAAGCGCTACACCGGCACCGGTGACGTGTTCGCCGACCACCGGATCGACGAGCAGATCACCAAGGCCCTCGACCGCAAGGTCTGGCTGCCGAGCGGTGGTTACCTGGTCATCGACCGCACCGAGGCGATGACGGTCATCGACGTCAACACCGGCAAGTTCACCGGATCGGGTGGCAACCTCGAGGAGACGGTGACCCGCAACAACCTGGAGTCGGCGGAGGAGATCGTCCGCCAGCTCCGGCTGCGGGACATCGGCGGCATCATCGTCATCGACTTCATCGACATGGTGCTCGAGTCGAACCGCGAGCTGGTGCTGCGCCGCCTCACCGAGTGCCTCGGCCGCGACCGCACGCGTCACCAGGTCGCCGAGGTCACCTCGCTCGGCCTGGTCCAGATGACCCGCAAGAAGATCGGCACCGGCCTGCTGGAGGCGTTCTCGACGCCGTGCGAGCACTGCAAGGGCCGGGGCGTGCTCGTCTCGACCGAGGTGCAGCGCACCGGCGGCGGTTCGGGCCCGTCCCAGGGCGGGAACGGCAACGGCGGCAACGGTGGCGGCGGCGGGGAGAAGAGCTCCCGCCGGTCGCGCGGCCGCGGCAAGGGCGAGGAGGCCGCCAAGGAGCAGGCCGAAGCCGCCAAGGCCGAGGTGCACGCCGTCCCGTCGCCGGAGCAGCGCGAGTCGATCGCGTCGGCGGTGGCGGCGATGGCGAACGCGTCGAAGGCCGTCAAGGACCACGACCACGGCGCCGTGAACGGCAACGGGCCGGTCCCGGAGCCCGCCAGGGAGGTCGCGGACATCCCGGCCACCACCGAGGCGGACGAGACGCCGGTGACGGCGGAGCCGCCCGCTGAGCCCGCGTTGGAGGTCGCCGACATCCCGGTGACCACCGAAGCGGACGAGGCCCCGGTGCCGCAGGACGAGGAGCCCGCGGTCGAGGCGTCGCCGGCGCCCGAATCGGCGGAAGAGCCGGTCAACGAGTCTTCGGAGGCCGCTCAGCCGGTCGCCGAACCCGAGGTCAGCGTGCCCGAACCGGCCGTGCGCTCCACCCGGCGCCGTCCGCGCCGGGCAGCATCGCGGCCCGCGGGCCCGCCGGTGCACGCCTCGGACCAGAGTCAGTGATGCATTAGGGGGACCCCGGTGGTAACGCGCCGGGGCACCCCACGTAACCTGTAGTACGGCCTGCCACCAGAGCAGGTCGCTGCGCGAGTTCAGGACCGCCGTAGTTCAGGTGGGCCGATCGCGCGGGCCCCCACCCATTGTCGAGCAATGCAGGAGACTTCCGTGTCGGCGTACGCGATCGTCAAGACCGGCGGCAAGCAGTACAAGGTGGCCGTCGGCGACGTCGTCGAGGTCGAGAAGCTCGAGGGCGAGCCGGGCACCGAGCACATCCTCCCCGCCGTTTTGTACGTCGACGGTGGCGATGTCACCACGGACGCCGACGCGCTGGCGAAGGTCTCGGTCACCGGCAAGGTCGTCGAGCAGACCAAGGGTCCGAAGATCCGGATCCACAAGTTCAAGAACAAGACGGGCTACCACAAGCGTCAGGGTCACCGGCAGAAGCTGACCCGCGTCGAGGTCACCGCCATCTCCCTGTAAGAACTTTCTCCGGATCTTAGTTAGAAAGAGGACTGGGCTATGGCTCACAAGAAGGGTGCTTCCAGCTCCCGCAACGGTCGTGACTCGAACGCGCAGCGCCTCGGCGTCAAGCGCTACGGCGGCCAGGAAGTCAACGCGGGCGAGATCCTGATCCGCCAGCGCGGCACCAAGTTCCACCCCGGCGTGAACGTCGGCCGTGGCGGCGACGACACGCTGTTCGCCCTGGCCGCCGGTGCGGTCAAGTTCGGCGAGAAGCGTGGCCGCAAGACGGTCAACATCGTGCCGAGCGAAGTCTGAGTTTCGGCTTCGACGTAGCTTTCTGAGCGAGGGGTGGGCCGGAATATCCGGTGCCACCCCTCGTTTCTTTATGTGTCCGATCTTCCGCAGGTGAAAGAGGCAAGTCATGGCGTCCCGGTTCGTGGACCGTGCGGTGATCCACCTGACCGCAGGTGACGGTGGGAACGGCTGCGCCTCGGTG
Coding sequences within:
- the rplU gene encoding 50S ribosomal protein L21, which translates into the protein MSAYAIVKTGGKQYKVAVGDVVEVEKLEGEPGTEHILPAVLYVDGGDVTTDADALAKVSVTGKVVEQTKGPKIRIHKFKNKTGYHKRQGHRQKLTRVEVTAISL
- the rpmA gene encoding 50S ribosomal protein L27, whose translation is MAHKKGASSSRNGRDSNAQRLGVKRYGGQEVNAGEILIRQRGTKFHPGVNVGRGGDDTLFALAAGAVKFGEKRGRKTVNIVPSEV